A stretch of Peteryoungia algae DNA encodes these proteins:
- a CDS encoding DUF3971 domain-containing protein: MSEIRGEKLRFRKRDIVPLHALPSAQAEDPLIVHCPPPKRSLFRRFLRLVSGFAGLWLIVFIGVYAVVESGALDAALAQRARTVLNNALGQQFVAEIGATEVRFSNDMELSVEARDVTLQQKVGGQQVALTQSIRFIIEPLALLGGRFSVREVVSEGISLDATVLPKGKPIDLSNWRVDQVPERLADAFRELDGLQAFIARGGLDRMRLGGMEIASTSASGRPLSIAIDDIVLERGEDDSLSIFGAVSVNGQQTELTALTTNVGGRAETLTMRIADVRVTPFLLRRSSVGEPRQGIDGSAELLLNARREDGAQAPAVSLAINLRKAGFYSDGDRQELTDAQLKLSYDFSKDTIELADSIARFEETVIPLSGGIIDLDRLPEGPSFGKGFGLDLVVTDGRANVPTAGETPFPFFLKGYGRYLVDENLLQLDTLDASTPGGNMRGKLQMRFGGTGPEIRFNGEVHDMRTSVVKQLWPYWIASKPRAWVLENLFGGVIPRGTIEVFIPQNRLSIDPKPVRLDADELKIGFDLEDARLNLTGDLPPLRDVYGRFDMVGERVDVDIRSAGSFFPSGRMVTLDRGKLSLQDAYEKPLMADLELDISGAADAVAELVSFKPIEALRVVDFKPEDFAGKVRGKAKIRLGLVPDQQPPAPSWTADVTLEDVDVAKPFDGRKINDVTGKLTVDADKAKLDADARIDDVPMKVVLTEPVRRGEGEVARESVITATLDNASREKLVPGLGEIVSGPMKIELRRVDETRQAVSVDLRSATLTFPWVGWAKGQGIGATAKFELSKKGAQSLIEKFELDGDGFGALGDMSADDRGLVSANLSRVRLAPGDNVALTIRLNKGVYSVVAKGSVLDARSLISTIQQPSGDAGKAGASNTSLRIEGRFERVLGFGGEQLSGVSVVYSSAKGRLSGVDFSGITGSGQALVAKLRQPSGRRELSVTTSDAGAVLRFLDTYKRLGGGLANLRLTETREGAWSGNLDLRNFKVQNEERLQSIVTTPTGADGRSLNSAVRSDTDVSSAAFQRAFARLAVVDGTLSLENGIVRGEQIGATFQGIVRDPAGRIDLTGTFMPAYGLNRLFGELPVIGAILGNGRDRGLLGITFKLTGATTKPNLVINPLSIIAPGVFRQIFEFR; this comes from the coding sequence ATGTCGGAGATCCGGGGCGAAAAGCTACGGTTTCGCAAGCGGGACATCGTGCCGCTGCATGCCCTTCCGTCGGCGCAGGCCGAAGATCCCCTCATCGTGCATTGCCCACCGCCGAAACGCTCCCTGTTTCGGCGCTTCCTCAGGCTGGTATCCGGCTTTGCCGGCCTCTGGTTGATCGTCTTCATCGGCGTTTACGCAGTCGTCGAGAGTGGCGCGCTCGATGCGGCCCTTGCCCAGCGTGCGCGGACGGTTCTCAACAATGCGCTCGGCCAGCAATTCGTCGCCGAGATCGGCGCCACCGAGGTCCGGTTCTCGAACGACATGGAACTGTCGGTCGAAGCGCGCGACGTCACCCTGCAGCAGAAGGTCGGCGGTCAGCAGGTCGCGCTCACCCAATCGATTCGCTTCATCATCGAACCGCTCGCTCTTCTGGGCGGGCGTTTCTCTGTCCGGGAAGTCGTCAGCGAAGGGATCAGCCTCGACGCCACGGTCCTGCCGAAGGGCAAGCCCATCGACCTTTCCAACTGGCGGGTCGACCAGGTGCCGGAGCGGCTGGCGGATGCCTTTCGCGAACTCGACGGGCTGCAGGCCTTCATCGCCCGGGGCGGCCTGGATCGAATGCGACTCGGCGGAATGGAAATTGCCTCGACGAGCGCCAGCGGGCGGCCGCTTTCCATTGCCATCGACGACATCGTGCTGGAACGGGGCGAGGACGATTCTCTGTCGATTTTCGGCGCCGTCTCGGTGAACGGTCAGCAGACCGAGCTCACCGCACTCACCACCAATGTCGGTGGACGGGCGGAAACCTTGACGATGCGCATTGCCGATGTGCGGGTGACGCCCTTTCTTCTCCGGCGATCGAGTGTCGGCGAGCCGCGCCAGGGGATCGACGGTTCCGCCGAACTGCTGCTCAACGCGCGGCGTGAAGATGGCGCCCAGGCACCGGCGGTGTCACTCGCCATCAACTTGCGCAAGGCAGGCTTCTATTCGGACGGCGACCGCCAGGAATTGACCGATGCCCAGCTCAAGCTGTCCTATGATTTCTCCAAGGACACGATCGAACTCGCTGATTCCATTGCGCGCTTCGAGGAGACGGTCATCCCGCTCTCGGGGGGCATCATCGATCTCGACCGGCTTCCCGAGGGGCCGAGTTTCGGCAAGGGTTTCGGCCTGGATCTGGTGGTGACCGACGGTCGGGCGAATGTGCCGACGGCCGGCGAGACGCCGTTTCCCTTCTTCCTGAAGGGCTATGGCCGCTATCTGGTCGATGAGAACCTGTTGCAGCTCGACACGCTCGATGCCTCGACGCCCGGTGGCAACATGCGCGGCAAACTGCAGATGCGTTTCGGCGGAACAGGCCCCGAGATCCGCTTCAACGGCGAGGTGCACGACATGCGCACGAGCGTTGTCAAGCAGCTCTGGCCTTACTGGATCGCCTCGAAACCGCGGGCATGGGTGCTTGAAAACCTCTTCGGTGGCGTCATTCCACGCGGCACGATCGAAGTATTCATTCCACAGAACCGGCTGTCGATCGATCCGAAACCCGTGCGGCTGGATGCCGACGAGCTGAAGATCGGTTTCGATCTGGAGGATGCCCGGCTGAACCTCACCGGGGACCTGCCGCCTCTCCGTGATGTCTATGGTCGGTTCGACATGGTGGGGGAACGGGTCGACGTCGACATCCGATCGGCTGGATCATTCTTTCCATCCGGGCGCATGGTGACGCTCGATCGGGGCAAGCTCAGCCTTCAGGACGCCTATGAAAAGCCGCTCATGGCTGATCTCGAACTCGATATCAGCGGTGCCGCCGACGCCGTGGCGGAGCTCGTTTCGTTCAAGCCCATCGAGGCGCTGCGTGTCGTGGACTTCAAGCCTGAGGATTTTGCCGGCAAGGTGCGCGGAAAGGCGAAAATCCGCCTCGGTCTGGTGCCGGACCAGCAGCCGCCGGCCCCGAGCTGGACGGCGGACGTCACTCTCGAAGACGTCGATGTAGCGAAGCCATTCGATGGCCGGAAAATCAACGACGTGACCGGCAAACTCACTGTCGATGCGGACAAGGCGAAGCTTGATGCCGACGCCAGGATCGACGACGTGCCTATGAAGGTGGTGCTTACCGAACCTGTGCGCCGGGGCGAGGGGGAGGTGGCGCGTGAAAGCGTGATCACCGCAACGCTCGACAATGCGAGCCGCGAGAAGCTCGTGCCGGGGCTCGGCGAGATCGTCAGCGGCCCGATGAAGATCGAATTGCGCCGCGTTGACGAAACCCGTCAGGCCGTGTCCGTCGATCTGCGGTCGGCGACATTGACCTTCCCCTGGGTCGGCTGGGCGAAAGGGCAGGGCATCGGCGCCACTGCGAAGTTCGAACTGTCGAAGAAGGGTGCTCAGTCGCTTATCGAGAAGTTCGAGCTCGACGGGGATGGTTTCGGCGCCTTGGGCGACATGTCTGCCGACGACAGGGGGCTGGTGTCCGCCAATCTGTCCCGTGTTCGCCTGGCGCCTGGGGATAATGTGGCCCTGACGATACGGCTCAACAAGGGTGTCTATTCGGTTGTCGCCAAGGGAAGTGTCCTCGATGCACGCTCGCTGATCTCGACGATACAGCAGCCATCCGGGGATGCCGGAAAGGCCGGGGCCTCGAACACATCGCTTCGGATCGAGGGGCGATTCGAACGTGTCCTGGGCTTCGGAGGCGAACAGCTGTCTGGCGTGTCCGTCGTCTATTCGTCAGCCAAGGGGCGGCTCAGCGGGGTGGATTTTTCCGGTATCACGGGCAGCGGCCAGGCTCTGGTCGCAAAGTTGCGGCAACCGAGCGGGCGGCGTGAACTCTCCGTGACGACAAGCGACGCCGGCGCCGTTCTGCGTTTTCTGGATACCTACAAGCGTCTGGGCGGAGGGCTTGCCAATCTCCGGCTGACTGAAACTCGAGAAGGCGCCTGGAGCGGCAATCTCGACCTGCGCAATTTCAAGGTGCAGAACGAAGAGCGCCTGCAGAGCATTGTCACGACGCCGACCGGTGCCGATGGACGAAGCCTCAACAGCGCTGTCCGCAGCGATACCGATGTCAGTTCTGCGGCTTTCCAGCGTGCCTTTGCGCGGCTCGCCGTGGTCGATGGCACGCTCAGCCTGGAGAACGGCATCGTGCGTGGGGAACAGATCGGTGCCACCTTCCAGGGCATCGTCCGGGATCCGGCCGGGCGGATCGATCTGACCGGCACCTTCATGCCCGCCTATGGCTTGAATCGGCTGTTCGGCGAACTGCCGGTCATCGGCGCGATCCTCGGCAACGGCCGTGACCGGGGCCTGCTCGGCATCACCTTCAAGCTGACTGGCGCGACCACCAAGCCCAATCTCGTGATCAACCCGCTCTCGATCATCGCGCCGGGCGTCTTTCGCCAGATCTTCGAGTTCCGCTGA
- the bcp gene encoding thioredoxin-dependent thiol peroxidase: MTELTAGDMAPDFSLPRNGGGAVSLSDFAGKPVILYFYPKDDTSGCTTEAIDFSGLAADFEKLGALVIGVSPDSVKSHDKFSAKHSLSVVLASDEEHKALEAYGVWKEKSMYGKTYMGVERSTFLIDGSGKIAETWRKVKVAGHAAAVLKATQAL; encoded by the coding sequence ATGACGGAATTGACTGCCGGGGACATGGCCCCCGACTTCTCTCTGCCCCGCAACGGCGGCGGCGCGGTTTCGCTTTCCGATTTCGCCGGCAAACCGGTGATCCTCTACTTCTACCCCAAGGACGACACGAGCGGTTGCACGACCGAGGCGATCGACTTCTCCGGTCTCGCCGCTGACTTCGAAAAGCTCGGCGCACTCGTCATCGGCGTATCGCCTGATTCGGTGAAGAGCCACGACAAATTTTCCGCCAAACACAGCCTTTCGGTGGTCCTCGCCTCCGATGAGGAGCACAAGGCGCTGGAGGCCTATGGCGTCTGGAAGGAGAAGAGCATGTATGGCAAGACCTATATGGGTGTCGAACGCTCGACCTTCCTGATCGACGGCTCGGGCAAGATCGCCGAAACATGGCGCAAGGTGAAGGTAGCAGGCCATGCAGCAGCCGTGCTGAAGGCAACCCAGGCCCTCTGA
- a CDS encoding ferritin-like domain-containing protein gives MSEIKQPETAFHSLRGAATLAITSADLDVKTALTQAAAVRWQERRLSLRSPLDPALPDRPGRPAKPELVPPKAVGKRSLHTLPGRVALLHALAHIELNAVDLALDIVARFATEPVPHSFFDGWMKVAFEEAKHFRLVRDRLRALGADYGDMPAHDGLWQAAHSTKNDLTARLAVVPLILEARGLDVTPALQEKMRETGDIESADVLSVIYEDEKGHVAVGAKWFRFLCAREKRDPAKAFQDLVRANFRGQLKAPFNDVARAEAGLTPSFYRSLSSKNNSSV, from the coding sequence ATGTCCGAGATCAAGCAGCCCGAAACGGCCTTCCATTCCCTTCGCGGCGCTGCCACTCTCGCGATCACGAGCGCCGACCTCGACGTGAAGACGGCGCTCACACAAGCCGCAGCGGTCCGTTGGCAGGAGCGACGCCTGTCCTTGCGCTCGCCGCTCGACCCCGCCTTGCCGGACAGGCCCGGCCGCCCGGCAAAGCCGGAACTGGTTCCTCCCAAGGCGGTCGGCAAGCGCTCCCTCCACACGCTGCCCGGTCGCGTGGCGCTCCTGCACGCGCTCGCCCATATCGAACTCAATGCGGTCGACCTCGCACTCGACATCGTCGCGCGCTTTGCCACAGAGCCAGTACCGCATTCCTTCTTCGATGGCTGGATGAAGGTCGCTTTCGAGGAAGCCAAGCATTTCAGACTGGTGCGCGACAGGCTGCGGGCCCTCGGCGCCGACTACGGCGACATGCCGGCTCATGACGGCCTCTGGCAGGCGGCACATTCGACCAAGAACGACCTGACGGCACGGCTTGCGGTGGTCCCGTTGATTCTGGAGGCGCGCGGTCTCGACGTCACACCGGCCCTGCAGGAGAAGATGCGCGAGACCGGCGACATCGAGAGCGCCGATGTGCTGAGCGTGATTTACGAGGACGAAAAGGGGCATGTGGCGGTCGGCGCCAAATGGTTCCGCTTCCTCTGCGCCCGCGAAAAACGTGATCCGGCCAAGGCTTTTCAGGATCTGGTTCGCGCCAATTTCCGCGGCCAGCTGAAGGCGCCCTTCAACGATGTCGCCCGCGCCGAAGCCGGCCTTACCCCGTCCTTCTATCGATCCCTGTCCTCCAAGAACAACTCCTCGGTTTGA